The genomic DNA TTTGACGAGGTTACAGAGATCAGATCTGAAGAGTACAGGAGAAGTTGTACCTATAGGAACGTTCCTTCAGGATCTTTAATTTAAACAATTACGCACGGGGATTCCAGCGATTCTCATAATTGATGAGTCTCAACATGAGATGATCTCCCTTTAGAAAACTATGCTAGATAAACAGGATCAGATGATCCATATTCAACAGGATACGGTTGATGAAATTAATGGATTTCGCAAAGACTCATCCAATTATCTTGAAACTGAATTTTCAGATATTAAAAAGAATTTACAGGCAATTGAAAACGCCCTTTCATGTGAAGGAATCCGAGTCTAATCAGGCTATGATTATTTTTGTCAGTTTTTTTCCCAAGATTTTCCTCAGTTACCAGATCATTTATCCTTTTGAATGAAAGTTATTAGTAAAACTGGTCATGGCATGGTAATTGAACCACTTGTAACGATAATAATTCCGGCCTTAAATGAGGAGAAGACAATTGGATCCTGTCTTGAAAAAGTCAGGGCAGGGTGTATAAAACACAATATACCATTTGAAATTATTATCTCTGATTCCTCAACAGACGCAACCCCGGAAATCGCACGTTCCTTTGGAGCCCGGATTATTCATCCTGATAAAAAAGGATATGGCAATGCGTATCTAGCCGCTTTTCCTATGGCAAAAGGAGAGATCGTTGTTATCGGAGATGCTGATGACACGTATGACTTTTCTTTGATCTCTGAATTAATCAGACCGATAAAAGAAGAGAGGGCAGATATGGTAATCGGATCAAGATTAAAAGGGAAAATACTTCCGGGATCGATGCCATGGCTCCACCAATATATCGGTAACCCTCTCCTGACAAGGTTATTAAATTTCACTTTTCATTCAAACTTCAGTGACACCCATAGTGGGATGCGGGCGATTCGGAAAGATGCACTTCAGAGGTTAAGTCTCCATACCGGAGGGATGGAATTTGCCTCAGAGATGCTTATTGAGGCTGCAAAAAAGGGACTGAGGGTCGAAGAGATCCCGATCACCTATTATCCACGAAAAGGACCTTCAAAACTGCACAGTTTTGCTGACGGGTGGAGGCATATACGGTTTATTATGCTGATCAGGCCTCTTCGTTTTTTAATAGTCCCAGGCCTCCTGTTTATTCTTTTGGGATTTTCCCTGATGGTAGGAGTGGGGCTAATAAAATCAGTTGAACTGCAGGGGCTTCATTCATTTATTCTAGGAGATATCCTCGTGCTTGGAGGTCTTCAGTTTCTTCTTTCCGGTGTGGTTATGAAATCCTATAGTGTTACACACCAACTGGATGACTGTGGACCATGGTTTACTCAGATACTACAATATAAGACACTTGAAAAGTTGCTATTCATTGGTGTGTTGTTTATGATCCTGGGTTTTACCAGCGGTATATACATATTAAGTCAGTGGATTACAGTTTCCGGACCACTGACTCAAATAACAAACGCTGTTCTTTCGCTATCAAGTGTGATAATCGGCCTTCAAATAATATTTACGGCACTTCATGTGAGTATGATGCTTCTCCAGTGTGAACGGGATGGATGCTCAGGGTTTATGGGATAATGTGAGAGGCTGTTGCACAGATTAATTTTGAACATACAATACGGGA from Methanospirillum hungatei JF-1 includes the following:
- a CDS encoding glycosyltransferase family 2 protein; translated protein: MKVISKTGHGMVIEPLVTIIIPALNEEKTIGSCLEKVRAGCIKHNIPFEIIISDSSTDATPEIARSFGARIIHPDKKGYGNAYLAAFPMAKGEIVVIGDADDTYDFSLISELIRPIKEERADMVIGSRLKGKILPGSMPWLHQYIGNPLLTRLLNFTFHSNFSDTHSGMRAIRKDALQRLSLHTGGMEFASEMLIEAAKKGLRVEEIPITYYPRKGPSKLHSFADGWRHIRFIMLIRPLRFLIVPGLLFILLGFSLMVGVGLIKSVELQGLHSFILGDILVLGGLQFLLSGVVMKSYSVTHQLDDCGPWFTQILQYKTLEKLLFIGVLFMILGFTSGIYILSQWITVSGPLTQITNAVLSLSSVIIGLQIIFTALHVSMMLLQCERDGCSGFMG